A genome region from Gammaproteobacteria bacterium includes the following:
- a CDS encoding SDR family oxidoreductase, producing MKDFERVMQVNCYGFVHDVPGGDPHLLKARDLLSIWLPSAALGAHAWTAAFVLKGAVLALTRCIANEYSLQRLNCNAICPGGIDTPMVGWRQAPDNIDARLLNKAMLPDWLLCPRVGYCQCRSIFSVETPIISMASISASDGGLMS from the coding sequence ATGAAGGATTTTGAGCGGGTGATGCAGGTCAACTGCTACGGCTTTGTTCATGATGTGCCAGGCGGCGATCCCCATCTGCTGAAAGCAAGGGATTTATTGTCAATATGGCTTCCCTCGGCCGCGTTGGGAGCACACGCTTGGACTGCGGCATTCGTCCTCAAAGGCGCTGTATTGGCTCTGACCCGGTGTATCGCCAACGAGTACAGCCTGCAGCGGCTTAATTGCAACGCCATCTGCCCGGGCGGTATAGATACTCCCATGGTGGGGTGGCGTCAAGCGCCCGACAATATCGATGCTCGCCTGTTGAACAAGGCCATGCTACCCGACTGGTTACTTTGCCCCCGCGTCGGATATTGCCAGTGCCGCAGCATTTTTTCTGTGGAGACGCCAATCATATCAATGGCGAGCATATCCGCCTCCGATGGCGGCCTGATGTCTTGA
- a CDS encoding SDR family NAD(P)-dependent oxidoreductase — translation MARFDDKVVLITGAASGIGRASAERIASEGGKVICVDLKAEAVQEVADGIIANGGEACARVCDVTDQAAVNATVAEVVEKYGKLNALCNIAGILRLITPTKSK, via the coding sequence ATGGCACGATTTGATGACAAAGTGGTTTTGATTACAGGTGCCGCATCTGGTATCGGCAGGGCATCGGCCGAACGCATCGCCAGCGAGGGTGGCAAGGTCATCTGCGTTGACCTTAAAGCAGAAGCAGTGCAGGAAGTGGCTGACGGCATCATCGCCAACGGGGGGGAAGCCTGTGCCAGGGTCTGTGATGTCACTGACCAGGCTGCGGTCAATGCGACAGTCGCTGAAGTGGTAGAAAAATACGGTAAGCTCAACGCGCTGTGCAATATCGCGGGTATATTGCGCTTGATCACACCCACGAAGTCAAAATGA
- a CDS encoding ATP-binding protein: MTLDALRARLQHLGLYGLRAQAETLATEPWLERLLAIEEAERQRRSLSRRLGNARLGTFKPLADFDWHWPTTCNRPLIEELLTLDFLRDATNIVLIGPNGLGKTMLAKNLAHQALLHGHSARFTLASDMLHDLAAQDSSTSLARRLRRYTNPTVLAIDEIGYLSYDTRYADLLFEVITRRYQAERSVVLTTNKPFGEWNQVFTHAACVVTLVDRLMHRAEIVELAGKSYRLKEATERATQKAKSRADTARKER, encoded by the coding sequence GCACAGGCCGAGACCCTCGCCACCGAACCCTGGCTCGAACGCCTGCTCGCCATCGAGGAAGCCGAACGCCAGCGCCGCTCCCTCTCGCGTCGCCTCGGCAACGCCCGGCTCGGCACCTTCAAACCGCTCGCCGACTTCGACTGGCACTGGCCTACCACCTGCAACCGACCCCTGATCGAGGAGTTGCTCACGCTCGACTTCCTCCGCGATGCCACCAACATCGTGCTGATCGGCCCCAACGGTCTCGGCAAAACCATGCTCGCCAAAAACCTCGCCCATCAGGCCCTGTTGCACGGCCACAGCGCCCGCTTCACGCTCGCCTCCGACATGCTCCATGACCTTGCCGCCCAGGACTCCTCCACCAGCCTCGCGCGGCGCCTGCGCCGCTACACCAACCCCACGGTCCTCGCCATCGACGAAATCGGCTACCTCTCCTACGACACCCGCTACGCCGACCTCCTCTTCGAGGTCATCACCCGGCGCTACCAGGCCGAGCGCTCCGTTGTGTTGACGACCAATAAACCGTTTGGGGAATGGAACCAGGTCTTCACCCACGCCGCCTGCGTCGTCACCCTCGTCGACCGCCTGATGCACCGCGCCGAGATCGTCGAACTCGCCGGCAAGAGTTATCGCCTGAAAGAGGCCACCGAGCGGGCCACGCAAAAGGCCAAGTCCCGAGCCGACACAGCGCGCAAGGAGCGCTGA